Part of the Desulfovibrio sp. Fe33 genome, CAGACGCGACGTTTCTCCCGCCTTTTCCCTCGAGGTCCGGTATGTCGACGACATACCGAAAACCGTGGGCGGCAAACACCGCTACATCGTTTGCGAGGTCGAAAGCTGATGTCGAGAGAAGTGCCGTGCATCATGTATCATACCGTGGGCATTCCCAAGCCCGACTGGGTGTGGAGTTTCCTGACCATGCCTTTTGAAACGTTCGACAACGAGATGCGCATTCTCAAGAAGTGCGGCTACCGGACCCTTTCCAGCGCCGAATTCCTCGAATGCCACAAGACCGGCGAGTATCCCGACAAGGCCGTCTACCTGACCTTTGACGACGGATACCTCGACAACTGGGTGTTCGCCGCGCCCATTCTGGAGAAATACGGCTTTTGCGGGACGATCTTCGTCAACCCGGACTTCGTCGATCCCTCCAGGGGGTTGCGGCCGCGCTACGACGAACGGCCCGTGGACGAACTGGAGCTTCACGGCTTCCTCAATTGGGACGAGATGCGGGAAATGGAGCGGCGCGGGTGCATGGAAATCCAGTCGCACGCCATGACCCACACCTGGTATTTCTCCTCCCCGGAGATTGTGGACTTCCACCATCCGGGAGACGACCACGTCTGGATGGACTGGAACGACAGGCCTGAGAAAAAGTATGCCTATCTTGGTGCGGACGCCTACAGGGGCAACTGGGGCGCGCCGGTCTATGCGCACCGCAAATCCCTGAGTGGTCCGATGTACACTCCGGACCCGTCCGTCCGCGAAGGGCTGGTCGCCTATGCAGCGGAGCGGGGGGAGGCTTTTTTCGATGGGGCCGGTTGGCGCGAGGAGATCGGGGCCAAGGCCCGGGAGCTTCAGGCTTCGGCGGGAGAAGGCCGCATGGAGACCAACGAGGAGTATCTCGAAAGGGTCCGCTGGGAGCTTACGGAATCCAAGCGGGTCCTGGAGCGGGAGCTCGGCAGGAGCGTGGACGTGTTCTGCTGGCCGGGCGGCGGGTATTCCGACGAGGCCGAGGCCATCGCCGCGTCGTTGTACAAGGGCGTCACCGTGGGGTCGGCCAAGCGCGACCAGGGCGGTTGGGATGAGCACGGCAGCTTCAAGATCGCCCGCATCGGCGCGCAGTCGCTCTTCTTCGAGGACGGCTCCATCATTTATCCGGGCGGTTGGTACACCTGCCTGTTTCTCAGGGAATATCAAGGCGACGGCGTGGCCCGCTTCTTTCGGCAGATGTACAAGGCCGCGCTGTTGCTGAAGAGGAAAATGGCCCGCTGACGGGCTGGAGGAATACAT contains:
- a CDS encoding polysaccharide deacetylase family protein, encoding MSREVPCIMYHTVGIPKPDWVWSFLTMPFETFDNEMRILKKCGYRTLSSAEFLECHKTGEYPDKAVYLTFDDGYLDNWVFAAPILEKYGFCGTIFVNPDFVDPSRGLRPRYDERPVDELELHGFLNWDEMREMERRGCMEIQSHAMTHTWYFSSPEIVDFHHPGDDHVWMDWNDRPEKKYAYLGADAYRGNWGAPVYAHRKSLSGPMYTPDPSVREGLVAYAAERGEAFFDGAGWREEIGAKARELQASAGEGRMETNEEYLERVRWELTESKRVLERELGRSVDVFCWPGGGYSDEAEAIAASLYKGVTVGSAKRDQGGWDEHGSFKIARIGAQSLFFEDGSIIYPGGWYTCLFLREYQGDGVARFFRQMYKAALLLKRKMAR